The following proteins are encoded in a genomic region of Oceaniferula marina:
- a CDS encoding PEP-CTERM sorting domain-containing protein (PEP-CTERM proteins occur, often in large numbers, in the proteomes of bacteria that also encode an exosortase, a predicted intramembrane cysteine proteinase. The presence of a PEP-CTERM domain at a protein's C-terminus predicts cleavage within the sorting domain, followed by covalent anchoring to some some component of the (usually Gram-negative) cell surface. Many PEP-CTERM proteins exhibit an unusual sequence composition that includes large numbers of potential glycosylation sites. Expression of one such protein has been shown restore the ability of a bacterium to form floc, a type of biofilm.), translated as MMEKTVKPFGQQVSRSWLIHLTSHGMIEYKVSMKVLVFLFTSVAIVRAATTYSIDINDADNVLTAPGWTGLNAVHSGNGGSVDVGGVVFGIASSDGARLRGSTASPNPDALVGDFAFDDGGNEAIILLFGAAGDLAAGTWQVEVWSYDSSFITLGDQILGLRTNGSENADATIDGMLQGNGIVTNNMASSSSGPAASFTFLSDGASSYDIFLRENNANNRTRLNAVRLTQIPEPSSALLLGLGATGWIFRRRRS; from the coding sequence GTGGCTAATTCATTTGACATCTCATGGCATGATTGAATACAAAGTAAGTATGAAAGTTCTGGTTTTTCTATTTACTTCTGTTGCGATTGTTAGGGCGGCCACGACCTATTCCATCGATATTAATGATGCGGATAATGTGCTTACGGCTCCAGGATGGACAGGTTTGAATGCGGTGCATAGTGGAAATGGTGGCTCTGTTGATGTGGGAGGGGTGGTATTTGGAATTGCCAGTTCTGATGGTGCCAGGTTGCGGGGCAGTACGGCATCCCCCAATCCTGATGCATTGGTAGGTGATTTTGCTTTTGATGATGGTGGTAATGAGGCCATTATTCTGCTTTTTGGCGCTGCGGGTGATCTTGCCGCAGGTACATGGCAGGTCGAGGTTTGGTCATATGATAGCTCATTCATTACCTTAGGTGATCAGATCCTGGGTCTGCGGACCAATGGGAGCGAAAATGCGGATGCCACGATTGACGGTATGTTGCAGGGAAACGGTATTGTGACCAATAACATGGCAAGTTCGTCATCAGGTCCAGCGGCAAGCTTTACCTTTTTATCTGACGGCGCGTCTTCCTATGATATCTTCCTCAGAGAAAATAATGCAAATAACCGCACGCGTTTGAATGCAGTGCGTCTCACTCAGATTCCCGAGCCATCCTCTGCATTGTTGCTTGGTCTGGGGGCTACAGGTTGGATCTTTCGCAGAAGAAGATCTTAG